One Citrobacter amalonaticus genomic window carries:
- a CDS encoding dicarboxylate/amino acid:cation symporter, with amino-acid sequence MKKISLTKMIILGLILGMIAGVAINNMASADTAKSYAQDISIFTTIFLRMVKMIIAPLVISTLVVGIAKMGDAKTLGRIFSKTFFLFICASLLSIALGLVIVNLFQPGAGINFVAHDAGAVAAVQSEPFTLKVFISHAVPTSIVDAMARNEILQIVVFSIFLGCSLAAIGEKAEPIVKVLDSLVHVMLKLTGYVMLFAPLTVFAAISGLIAERGLGVMVSAGIFMGEFYLTLGMLWAILIGLSTVIVGPCISRLTKAILEPALLAFTTSSSEAAFPGTLDKLEKFGVSSKIASFVLPIGYSFNLVGSMAYCSFATVFIAQACNIELSMGEQITMLLILMLTSKGMAGVPRASMVVIAATLNQFNIPEAGLILLMGVDPFLDMGRSATNVMSNAMGAAIVGRWEGEHFGSGCRGTAPVKTPEQERPATEPSEVVMS; translated from the coding sequence ATGAAGAAAATAAGTCTAACCAAAATGATCATATTAGGCCTGATACTCGGCATGATTGCCGGGGTGGCTATTAATAATATGGCATCGGCAGATACAGCAAAATCGTACGCGCAGGATATTTCTATTTTTACCACCATCTTTTTACGTATGGTAAAAATGATTATCGCGCCGTTGGTTATTTCAACCCTGGTTGTCGGTATCGCGAAAATGGGCGATGCCAAAACGCTGGGGCGTATATTCTCAAAAACCTTTTTCCTGTTTATCTGCGCCTCACTGCTGTCGATTGCGCTGGGTCTGGTCATCGTCAATCTGTTCCAGCCTGGTGCGGGCATTAACTTCGTCGCCCATGACGCCGGGGCCGTGGCGGCCGTGCAGTCAGAACCGTTCACGCTGAAAGTGTTTATCTCTCACGCCGTACCGACCAGCATTGTGGATGCAATGGCGCGTAACGAAATCCTACAAATCGTGGTGTTCTCGATTTTCCTCGGGTGCAGTCTGGCCGCCATTGGCGAGAAAGCCGAGCCGATCGTGAAGGTGCTCGACTCACTGGTTCACGTCATGCTGAAGCTGACCGGTTACGTCATGCTGTTCGCCCCGTTAACCGTGTTCGCCGCGATCTCCGGGCTTATCGCTGAACGCGGGCTGGGCGTGATGGTGAGCGCCGGGATCTTCATGGGTGAGTTCTACCTGACGCTGGGTATGCTGTGGGCGATCCTGATCGGCCTGTCAACGGTGATTGTCGGTCCATGCATCAGTCGTCTGACAAAAGCGATTCTCGAACCGGCGCTGCTGGCGTTTACCACGTCCAGTTCTGAAGCCGCGTTCCCGGGCACTCTGGATAAGCTGGAGAAATTCGGCGTCTCGTCCAAGATTGCCAGCTTCGTGCTGCCTATCGGTTACTCCTTCAACCTCGTGGGTTCAATGGCCTATTGCTCGTTTGCCACCGTCTTTATCGCGCAGGCGTGCAACATTGAACTGAGCATGGGCGAGCAAATCACCATGCTGCTGATTCTGATGTTGACCTCCAAAGGTATGGCAGGCGTACCGCGTGCCTCGATGGTGGTCATTGCCGCTACCCTCAACCAGTTCAACATTCCGGAAGCCGGTCTGATCCTGCTGATGGGCGTCGATCCGTTCCTCGACATGGGACGTTCCGCAACCAACGTGATGAGTAACGCCATGGGCGCCGCGATTGTCGGTCGCTGGGAAGGTGAACACTTCGGTTCCGGCTGCCGGGGCACTGCGCCGGTCAAAACGCCAGAACAGGAGCGTCCTGCCACTGAGCCGTCAGAAGTGGTGATGTCCTGA
- a CDS encoding DUF4387 domain-containing protein — translation MKHAICTLAQVIRSKNAGPYELVLDILFKTREDYQRVKRSEQLTPQLIARLYNVEPDFIHRIVWFDPANAVKIVMPRDIISGNVGDNDVYGAQQHAPLLSIEFDL, via the coding sequence ATGAAACACGCTATTTGCACCCTGGCGCAGGTGATTCGTTCTAAAAACGCCGGACCGTATGAACTGGTGTTAGATATTTTATTTAAAACGCGCGAAGACTATCAGCGGGTAAAACGTTCTGAGCAATTAACCCCGCAGTTAATTGCCCGCTTATATAACGTTGAACCTGATTTTATTCATCGCATCGTCTGGTTCGACCCGGCGAATGCCGTAAAAATCGTGATGCCTCGCGATATTATTTCCGGCAACGTTGGTGACAATGATGTTTATGGCGCGCAGCAGCATGCGCCGTTATTAAGTATTGAGTTCGATCTATAG
- a CDS encoding acyclic terpene utilization AtuA family protein has translation MARTFKILSPTAILGYGFPEESFRKAMEASPDLIAVDAGSSDPGPHYLGAGKPFTDRAGVKRDLRYMITAGVKNNIPVVIGTAGGSGAAPHLEWCRQIILEIAQEEKLSFSMALIPSDVNKEVVHQALDNGKITALDFVPALTHEAIEESTYIVAQMGIEPFQRALEAGAQVVLGGRAYDPACFAALPIMQGFDEGLALHCGKILECAAIAATPGSGSDCAMGIIDDNGFTLKTFNPKRKFTETSAAAHTLYEKSDPYFLPGPGGVLNLKGCSFKAVNDGEVYVSGSRHEETPYALKLEGARQVGFRCLTIAGTRDPIMIASIDTILEEVQASVARNLSLNDDSIRMTFHLYGKNGVMGNHEPVQTAGHELGILLDVVAPTQDIANSVCSLVRSTLLHYGYENRIATAGNLAFPFSPSDIQSGPVYEFSIYHLIEASDALRFDFHIEQVTPEGVQA, from the coding sequence ATGGCACGCACATTTAAGATCTTATCGCCGACGGCTATCCTGGGTTATGGCTTCCCGGAAGAGAGCTTTCGTAAAGCCATGGAAGCGTCACCGGATCTGATCGCGGTTGACGCAGGCTCCTCCGATCCTGGCCCCCACTACCTGGGGGCGGGTAAACCGTTTACCGATCGGGCCGGAGTGAAACGCGATCTGCGCTATATGATCACGGCGGGCGTTAAGAACAACATTCCGGTGGTGATCGGCACCGCCGGGGGATCCGGTGCAGCACCGCACCTTGAGTGGTGTCGGCAGATTATCCTTGAGATCGCACAGGAAGAAAAACTGTCCTTCTCAATGGCGCTGATCCCATCGGATGTGAATAAAGAGGTGGTTCATCAGGCGCTGGATAACGGCAAAATCACCGCGCTGGACTTTGTTCCGGCACTGACCCACGAGGCGATCGAAGAGAGCACCTACATCGTGGCGCAGATGGGGATCGAACCGTTCCAGCGTGCGCTGGAAGCCGGTGCGCAAGTGGTATTGGGCGGACGGGCTTACGATCCAGCCTGCTTCGCGGCGCTGCCGATTATGCAGGGATTTGATGAAGGTCTGGCGCTGCACTGTGGCAAGATCCTGGAATGTGCGGCCATTGCCGCCACCCCAGGTTCCGGCTCTGACTGCGCAATGGGGATTATCGACGACAACGGCTTTACGCTGAAGACGTTCAACCCGAAACGCAAGTTCACCGAAACGTCGGCGGCGGCACACACCCTGTATGAGAAATCCGATCCGTACTTCCTGCCAGGCCCTGGCGGCGTACTGAACCTGAAAGGGTGCAGTTTCAAAGCGGTAAACGATGGCGAAGTGTACGTCAGCGGTTCCCGTCATGAAGAAACGCCGTATGCGCTGAAACTGGAAGGTGCGCGTCAGGTGGGCTTCCGTTGCCTGACCATCGCCGGTACCCGCGATCCGATCATGATTGCCAGCATCGACACCATTCTCGAAGAAGTTCAGGCCAGCGTCGCCCGCAACCTCTCGCTGAATGATGACAGCATCCGCATGACGTTCCACCTGTACGGCAAGAACGGCGTGATGGGTAATCATGAGCCGGTGCAAACCGCCGGGCATGAGCTGGGCATTTTGCTGGATGTGGTCGCGCCAACGCAGGATATCGCCAACAGCGTCTGTTCGCTGGTGCGCTCTACCCTGTTGCACTACGGCTACGAAAACCGGATCGCCACGGCAGGCAACCTCGCCTTCCCGTTCTCGCCATCCGACATTCAAAGCGGGCCGGTGTATGAGTTCTCAATCTATCACCTGATCGAAGCCAGCGACGCCCTGCGTTTTGACTTCCATATCGAACAGGTGACGCCAGAAGGAGTTCAGGCATGA
- a CDS encoding methylaspartate ammonia-lyase, giving the protein MKIKQALFTAGYSSFYFDDQQAIKNGAGHDGFIYTGDPVTPGFTSVRQAGECVSVQLILENGAVAVGDCAAVQYSGAGGRDPLFLAEHFIPFLNDHIKPLLEGRDVDAFLPNARFFDKLRIDGNLLHTAVRYGLSQALLDATALASGRLKTEVVCDEWQLPCVPEAIPLFGQSGDDRYIAVDKMILKGVDVLPHALINNVEEKLGFKGEKLREYVRWLSDRILSLRTSPRYHPTLHIDVYGTIGLIFDMDPVRCAEYIASLEKEAQGLPLYIEGPVDAGNKPDQIRMLTAITKELTRLGSGVKIVADEWCNTYQDIVDFTDAGSCHMVQIKTPDLGGIHNIVDAVLYCNKHGMEAYQGGTCNETEISARTCVHVALAARPMRMLIKPGMGFDEGLNIVFNEMNRTIALLQTKD; this is encoded by the coding sequence ATGAAAATTAAACAGGCGCTTTTTACCGCTGGCTACTCCTCATTCTATTTTGATGACCAGCAGGCGATCAAAAATGGCGCAGGTCATGACGGGTTTATTTATACCGGCGATCCGGTTACCCCGGGCTTTACCTCTGTACGCCAGGCTGGCGAGTGCGTTTCCGTACAGCTGATTCTGGAAAACGGCGCCGTCGCGGTGGGTGATTGCGCCGCCGTTCAGTACTCCGGTGCCGGCGGTCGTGATCCGCTGTTCCTGGCTGAACATTTTATTCCGTTCCTCAACGATCACATTAAACCGCTGCTGGAAGGCCGCGACGTGGATGCGTTTCTGCCGAACGCCCGTTTCTTCGACAAACTGCGCATCGACGGTAATTTGCTGCATACCGCCGTTCGTTACGGTCTGTCACAGGCGCTGCTTGACGCTACCGCGCTGGCTTCAGGCCGCCTGAAAACGGAAGTGGTGTGCGACGAATGGCAACTGCCGTGCGTACCGGAAGCCATTCCGTTATTTGGCCAGAGCGGCGACGACCGCTACATCGCCGTCGACAAGATGATCCTCAAAGGCGTTGACGTCCTGCCGCACGCGCTGATCAACAACGTTGAAGAGAAGCTCGGCTTCAAAGGCGAAAAACTGCGTGAGTACGTACGCTGGTTGTCCGACCGTATTCTCAGCCTGCGCACCAGCCCACGCTACCACCCGACGCTGCATATCGACGTGTATGGCACCATCGGTCTGATCTTCGATATGGACCCGGTGCGCTGCGCCGAGTATATCGCCAGCCTCGAAAAAGAAGCGCAGGGTCTGCCGCTGTACATTGAAGGCCCGGTCGATGCAGGCAACAAACCGGATCAGATCCGTATGCTGACCGCCATCACCAAAGAGCTGACCCGTCTGGGTTCCGGCGTGAAAATTGTCGCCGACGAATGGTGTAACACCTATCAGGACATCGTGGACTTCACCGATGCCGGCAGCTGTCACATGGTGCAGATCAAAACCCCGGATCTCGGCGGCATTCACAACATCGTTGACGCGGTGCTGTACTGCAACAAGCACGGGATGGAAGCCTATCAGGGCGGTACCTGCAACGAAACCGAAATCAGCGCCCGCACCTGCGTACATGTGGCTCTCGCCGCCCGTCCAATGCGTATGCTGATCAAGCCGGGTATGGGCTTCGATGAAGGTCTCAATATCGTGTTTAACGAAATGAACCGCACCATCGCGCTGTTGCAGACTAAGGATTAA
- a CDS encoding methylaspartate mutase subunit E, whose amino-acid sequence MELRNKKLTHDEFMTERHQVLQTWHTGKDVEHFEDGVKYQQTIPEKKRFSHALLKADQEGKTLSQPRAGVALMDEHIELLKTLQVECDLLPSTIDAYTRLNRYEEAAIGIQKSIEAGTSKLNGLPVVNHGVAACRRMTEALEKPIQVRHGTPDARLLAEIAMASGFTSYEGGGISYNIPYAKRVTLEKSIRDWQYCDRLMGLYEEHGIRINREPFGPLTGTLIPPFMSHAVAIIEGLLALEQGVKSITVGYGQVGSLTQDIAAIQSLRELSHEYFQNYGFNDYELSTVFHQWMGGFPEDESKAFAIISWGAAVAGMSGATKVITKSPHEAFGIPTAAANAQGLRASRQMLNMVSDQKFPPCAAVEQEVDLIKSEVRAVLKKVFELGNGDVARGTVLAFEAGVLDVPFAPASCNAGKILPVRDNAGAIRILEAGSVPLPQDILALHHDYVAERAHYEGRKPSFQMVVDDINAVSHSQLIGRP is encoded by the coding sequence ATGGAACTTCGAAATAAAAAATTAACCCATGACGAATTTATGACCGAACGGCATCAGGTGTTGCAGACGTGGCATACCGGCAAAGACGTCGAACATTTTGAAGATGGCGTGAAGTATCAGCAGACCATTCCTGAGAAAAAACGTTTCTCTCACGCCTTGCTGAAGGCGGATCAGGAAGGGAAAACCCTGAGCCAGCCGCGTGCCGGTGTGGCGCTGATGGATGAGCATATCGAACTGCTGAAAACCCTGCAGGTAGAGTGTGACCTGCTGCCCAGCACCATCGATGCCTACACCCGTCTGAATCGTTATGAAGAAGCCGCCATTGGGATCCAGAAATCCATCGAAGCCGGGACCTCAAAACTCAACGGACTGCCGGTGGTTAACCACGGCGTGGCGGCCTGTCGTCGGATGACCGAAGCGCTGGAGAAACCCATTCAGGTCCGTCACGGTACGCCGGATGCACGTCTGCTGGCGGAGATCGCCATGGCCAGCGGCTTCACCAGCTATGAAGGCGGCGGTATCTCCTACAACATTCCTTACGCCAAACGCGTGACGCTGGAAAAATCCATTCGCGACTGGCAGTACTGCGACCGCCTGATGGGGCTGTATGAAGAACACGGCATTCGCATTAACCGCGAACCGTTCGGCCCGTTGACCGGCACGCTGATCCCGCCGTTCATGTCTCACGCAGTGGCAATTATCGAAGGTCTGCTGGCGCTGGAACAGGGCGTGAAATCCATCACCGTCGGCTACGGCCAGGTGGGCAGCCTGACGCAGGACATTGCCGCGATCCAGTCACTGCGCGAACTGTCCCACGAGTATTTCCAGAACTACGGCTTCAATGATTACGAGCTGAGCACGGTCTTCCACCAGTGGATGGGCGGATTCCCGGAAGACGAATCCAAAGCGTTCGCCATTATCTCCTGGGGCGCAGCGGTCGCCGGTATGTCCGGCGCGACCAAAGTGATCACCAAGAGCCCACATGAAGCCTTCGGTATTCCGACGGCGGCGGCAAACGCCCAGGGACTGCGTGCGTCACGTCAGATGCTCAACATGGTCAGTGACCAGAAATTCCCGCCGTGTGCCGCAGTTGAACAGGAAGTGGATCTGATTAAGAGCGAAGTTCGCGCAGTCCTGAAGAAAGTGTTTGAACTGGGCAACGGCGATGTCGCGCGCGGCACCGTGCTGGCCTTCGAAGCAGGCGTACTGGACGTACCTTTCGCCCCGGCCTCCTGTAACGCCGGTAAAATCCTGCCGGTTCGCGATAACGCCGGCGCGATCCGTATTCTGGAAGCCGGTTCAGTGCCGCTGCCGCAAGACATTCTCGCTCTACACCACGATTACGTGGCCGAACGTGCCCATTACGAAGGACGTAAACCCTCATTCCAGATGGTTGTTGATGACATCAACGCTGTATCCCACAGTCAATTAATAGGAAGACCATAA
- the glmL gene encoding methylaspartate mutase accessory protein GlmL, whose protein sequence is MQTVSVDIGSTWTKAALFAKEGDALTLVNHVLTPTTTHHLADGFFASLNQVLNVADARPLLNRGEVTLKYSSSAKGGLAVAAMGLVPSITLESAKVTAHSAGAKIAQYYSYKLNRHDIQALEASPPDILLFTGGTDGGEESYGLANAHALAASSLDCAIIYAGNRDIQDDVQAILGHKDLTTVDNILPDLDHPNPFAARKAICDVFLSRIVKGKGLDVIVGETGEEPMPTPWTVYELVKAISEVDSAWKEFMLIDMGGATTDVYSASANTLSPDTVLHGVPEPFVKRTVEGDLGMRVSAVVVGESTQELVKVVFAQQPARQEAFYGYLRHLVAHPDYLPQSEEEKYFDSLLAGLCVGYAAERHAGTKKQVCTCVGNVDLQMGRDLTTVRKVVGSGGWLSRASQFDIHHWLKYRELDDDGRRILLPTQFEYYRDAKGLLPLLANVARLDPQAAARTSIHCLTL, encoded by the coding sequence ATGCAAACCGTCTCTGTCGATATCGGCTCGACGTGGACCAAAGCTGCCCTCTTCGCAAAGGAGGGGGATGCGTTAACACTGGTTAACCACGTTCTGACTCCGACGACGACCCATCATCTGGCGGACGGTTTTTTCGCCAGCCTGAACCAGGTGCTGAACGTTGCCGATGCGCGCCCACTGCTCAACCGCGGTGAAGTGACCCTGAAATACTCCTCGTCGGCGAAAGGCGGTCTTGCCGTCGCCGCAATGGGGCTGGTGCCGTCGATCACCCTGGAATCGGCAAAAGTCACGGCGCATTCCGCCGGGGCAAAAATCGCCCAGTACTATTCGTACAAACTGAATCGCCATGATATTCAGGCGCTGGAAGCCTCACCGCCGGACATTCTGCTGTTTACCGGCGGCACCGACGGCGGCGAAGAGAGCTACGGTCTGGCCAATGCGCATGCGCTGGCGGCGTCCAGCCTCGACTGCGCCATTATCTACGCCGGAAACCGCGACATTCAGGATGATGTCCAGGCGATTCTGGGACACAAAGATCTGACCACGGTAGACAACATTCTGCCCGACCTCGATCACCCGAATCCCTTCGCCGCCCGCAAGGCGATTTGTGATGTCTTCCTGTCCCGCATCGTGAAAGGCAAGGGCCTGGATGTGATTGTCGGTGAAACCGGCGAAGAACCCATGCCGACGCCCTGGACGGTGTACGAACTGGTCAAAGCCATCAGCGAAGTCGATAGCGCATGGAAAGAGTTCATGCTCATCGACATGGGCGGCGCGACCACCGACGTCTATTCCGCCAGTGCCAATACCCTTTCGCCCGATACCGTGCTGCACGGCGTCCCGGAGCCCTTTGTTAAGCGCACCGTGGAAGGCGATCTCGGCATGCGCGTCTCCGCCGTGGTGGTAGGCGAAAGCACCCAGGAACTGGTGAAGGTGGTATTCGCTCAGCAGCCGGCACGCCAGGAGGCCTTCTATGGCTACCTGCGTCATCTGGTGGCGCATCCCGATTATCTGCCGCAGAGCGAGGAAGAGAAATACTTTGATTCTCTGTTAGCCGGACTGTGCGTCGGCTACGCCGCCGAGCGTCACGCAGGCACCAAAAAGCAGGTCTGTACCTGCGTTGGCAACGTCGATTTACAAATGGGACGCGACCTGACCACCGTGCGCAAAGTGGTCGGTTCGGGCGGCTGGCTCTCCCGCGCCAGTCAGTTTGATATCCATCACTGGCTCAAATATCGCGAACTGGACGACGACGGCAGACGCATTCTTTTACCCACTCAGTTTGAGTACTACCGCGATGCAAAAGGTCTGCTCCCGCTGCTGGCAAACGTTGCCAGACTGGATCCCCAGGCCGCTGCGCGCACCAGCATTCACTGTTTAACCCTATAA
- the glmS gene encoding methylaspartate mutase subunit S: protein MKKSTLVIGVIGADCHAVGNKVLDRVFTAHDFRVINLGVMVSQDEYIDAAIETGADAIVVSSIYGHGDIDCLGLRERCIERGIGDILLYVGGNLVVGKHDFADIEAKFKEMGFQRVFAPSHDLEDVCQLMAADINKRHGVEQRCLEEAI, encoded by the coding sequence ATGAAAAAATCAACACTCGTTATTGGCGTCATTGGTGCTGACTGCCATGCCGTAGGCAATAAAGTTCTGGACCGCGTTTTTACTGCCCATGATTTTCGCGTAATCAATCTGGGCGTAATGGTGAGCCAGGATGAATATATTGATGCCGCGATCGAAACCGGCGCCGATGCGATTGTCGTCTCTTCCATTTATGGCCACGGCGACATCGACTGCCTGGGTCTGCGCGAGCGCTGCATCGAACGCGGTATCGGCGATATCCTGCTTTACGTCGGCGGCAACCTGGTGGTCGGAAAGCATGACTTCGCCGACATCGAAGCCAAATTCAAAGAGATGGGCTTCCAGCGCGTCTTCGCCCCAAGCCACGATCTCGAAGACGTGTGTCAGTTGATGGCAGCGGATATCAACAAACGCCACGGCGTTGAACAGCGTTGTCTGGAAGAGGCTATCTGA
- a CDS encoding GntR family transcriptional regulator: MSRKPLYRQIADRIREQIQRGELKPGDALPTESALQAAFGVSRVTVRQALRQLTEQQIIESIQGSGTYVKEERVNYDIYQLTSFDEKLTDRSSDTHSDVLVFEVIQADEFLKNQLQLADDKRVWHVKRVRYIKQKPVALEETWMPLALFPDLTWQVMENSKYHFIEEVKKQVIERSEQELIPLMPTEEMSRLLVIPLTKPILEKVSRGFLKGGQVFEYSRNAFNTDDYKFTLIAHRKQR; this comes from the coding sequence ATGAGCCGAAAACCGCTGTATCGACAGATAGCCGACAGGATCCGTGAACAAATCCAGCGGGGTGAGCTGAAGCCCGGTGATGCTTTGCCGACAGAATCCGCGCTACAGGCGGCATTTGGCGTCAGTCGGGTCACCGTGCGTCAGGCGCTAAGGCAGTTAACCGAGCAGCAGATCATCGAAAGCATTCAGGGCAGCGGCACGTACGTTAAAGAGGAACGGGTTAATTACGACATCTATCAATTAACCAGTTTTGATGAAAAACTGACCGATCGTAGCAGCGATACGCACAGTGACGTGCTGGTTTTCGAAGTGATTCAGGCCGATGAATTTTTGAAAAATCAATTACAACTGGCTGATGATAAACGAGTCTGGCACGTCAAGCGGGTGCGTTACATCAAGCAAAAACCGGTCGCGCTGGAGGAGACATGGATGCCGCTGGCATTGTTCCCTGATTTAACCTGGCAGGTAATGGAAAACTCGAAGTACCACTTCATTGAAGAGGTGAAGAAACAGGTCATCGAGCGCAGTGAGCAAGAGTTGATTCCGCTGATGCCCACCGAAGAGATGAGCCGCCTGCTTGTTATCCCTCTCACAAAGCCAATCCTGGAAAAAGTTTCGCGTGGCTTTTTAAAGGGAGGACAGGTATTCGAATACAGTCGCAATGCGTTTAATACTGACGATTATAAATTTACGTTGATCGCCCACAGGAAACAGCGTTAA
- the mngA gene encoding PTS 2-O-a-mannosyl-D-glycerate transporter subunit IIABC has product MNLTTLTQRDALCLNARFTSREEAIRTLAQRLTALGKIADSDVFLEEVFARENLGPTALGEGLAVPHGKTSAVKEAAFAVATLSEPLSWEGIDGPEAVELIFLLAIPQEEAGSTHMQLLTALTTKLADDETRARVMAATNADELLSALDDNTHEPTVATPFNAPTIVCVTACPAGIAHTYMAAEYLEKAGRKLGVNVFVEKQGANGIEGRLTADQLNTASACIFAAEVAIKESERFAGIPALTVPVAEPIRHAEQLILQALALEPQNEKRARQEESHQPKGFKTELKQALLSGISFAVPLIVAGGTVLAVAVLLAQIFGLQPLFDQENSWLWMYRKLGGGILGILMVPVLAAYTAYSLADKPALAPGFAAGLAANMIGSGFLGAIAGGLIAGYLMRWVKNHLRLSSKFNGFLSFYLYPVVGTLGAGSLMLFVVGEPVAWINNSLTVWLNGLSGANALLLGAILGFMCSFDLGGPVNKAAYAFCLGAMANGVYGPYAIFASVKMVSAFTVTASTLVSPRLFKAFEIETGKSTWLLGLAGITEGAIPMAIEDPVRVIGSFVLGSMATGAMVGAMNIGLSTPGAGIFSLFLLHDAGYGGVLAAAGWFGAALVGTAISTLVLLLWRRYAVKQGKYMTDGVTS; this is encoded by the coding sequence ATGAACCTGACGACGTTAACCCAGCGGGACGCGCTGTGCCTGAACGCCCGGTTTACCAGCCGTGAAGAGGCGATTCGTACGTTAGCGCAGCGGCTAACGGCGTTGGGCAAAATTGCTGATTCTGATGTCTTTCTGGAAGAAGTGTTTGCACGTGAAAACCTCGGACCTACTGCGTTAGGAGAAGGGCTGGCGGTACCGCACGGGAAAACGTCGGCCGTCAAAGAAGCCGCTTTTGCTGTGGCGACGCTCAGCGAGCCCTTGAGCTGGGAAGGGATCGATGGTCCGGAAGCGGTTGAACTGATTTTCCTGCTCGCTATTCCGCAGGAAGAGGCGGGCAGTACCCATATGCAATTGCTGACTGCGCTCACCACGAAGCTGGCTGATGATGAGACGCGAGCCCGTGTTATGGCGGCAACGAATGCAGACGAGCTGTTGTCGGCGCTGGATGACAACACGCATGAACCGACGGTAGCAACCCCATTCAACGCTCCCACGATTGTGTGCGTGACCGCCTGTCCGGCGGGTATCGCGCATACCTATATGGCGGCGGAATATCTGGAGAAAGCCGGACGGAAACTGGGCGTCAATGTGTTTGTTGAAAAGCAGGGCGCTAACGGTATTGAAGGGCGCTTAACGGCGGATCAACTGAATACGGCCAGTGCCTGTATTTTTGCTGCTGAGGTGGCAATCAAAGAGAGCGAACGGTTTGCGGGGATCCCGGCGCTGACGGTACCCGTCGCCGAGCCGATTCGCCATGCTGAACAACTGATCCTGCAAGCATTGGCGCTTGAACCACAAAATGAAAAGCGTGCGCGGCAGGAAGAGAGTCATCAGCCTAAAGGGTTTAAGACGGAGTTAAAACAAGCGTTACTGAGTGGGATCTCCTTTGCCGTGCCGCTGATTGTTGCGGGCGGGACGGTACTTGCTGTCGCGGTATTGCTGGCGCAGATATTTGGTCTGCAACCGCTGTTCGATCAGGAGAACTCCTGGCTGTGGATGTATCGCAAACTTGGCGGTGGGATCCTCGGCATTTTGATGGTGCCTGTACTGGCGGCATACACCGCGTATTCACTGGCGGATAAACCCGCACTGGCACCCGGTTTTGCTGCGGGGCTTGCCGCGAACATGATTGGTTCCGGTTTTCTTGGCGCAATCGCGGGAGGATTGATCGCCGGATACCTGATGCGCTGGGTGAAAAACCACCTGCGGCTGAGCAGTAAATTCAACGGTTTTTTGTCGTTTTACCTCTATCCGGTGGTTGGCACGCTGGGGGCAGGCAGTCTGATGTTGTTTGTGGTTGGTGAACCTGTGGCATGGATTAACAACAGTCTGACCGTCTGGCTAAACGGTTTATCTGGGGCGAATGCGCTGCTGCTTGGCGCGATTCTCGGCTTTATGTGTTCATTTGACTTGGGGGGGCCCGTCAATAAGGCCGCCTATGCCTTTTGTCTGGGGGCGATGGCGAACGGCGTCTATGGTCCTTATGCCATCTTTGCCTCGGTCAAAATGGTCTCCGCATTTACGGTGACTGCGTCAACGTTAGTTTCTCCGCGTCTGTTTAAAGCGTTTGAAATTGAAACCGGTAAATCTACCTGGCTGCTTGGGCTGGCGGGTATTACCGAAGGGGCAATCCCGATGGCGATTGAAGATCCTGTGCGGGTGATTGGCTCCTTTGTCCTCGGATCAATGGCGACAGGGGCAATGGTTGGGGCGATGAATATCGGTCTCTCAACGCCTGGTGCGGGTATTTTCTCACTCTTTTTGCTGCACGATGCCGGGTACGGCGGCGTACTGGCGGCGGCGGGTTGGTTCGGTGCGGCGCTGGTGGGAACCGCTATCTCAACACTGGTTTTGCTGCTCTGGCGACGCTATGCGGTGAAGCAGGGCAAATATATGACGGATGGCGTAACGTCTTAA